Proteins encoded by one window of Cylindrospermum stagnale PCC 7417:
- a CDS encoding DNA-directed RNA polymerase subunit gamma: MRHAQTNQFDYVKIGLASPERIRQWGERTLPNGQVVGEVTKPETINYRTLKPEMDGLFCERIFGPAKDWECHCGKYKRVRHRGIVCERCGVEVTESRVRRHRMGFIKLAAPVAHVWYLKGIPSYIAILLDMPLRDVEQIVYFNSYVVLGPGNAETLSYKQLLSEDQWLEIEDQIYSEDSLLVGVEVGIGAEALLRLLADINLEQEAESLREEIGNAKGQKRAKLIKRLRVIDNFIATGSKPEWMVMAVIPVIPPDLRPMVQLDGGRFATSDLNDLYRRVINRNNRLARLQEILAPEIIVRNEKRMLQEAVDALIDNGRRGRTVVGANNRPLKSLSDIIEGKQGRFRQNLLGKRVDYSGRSVIVVGPKLKIHQCGLPREMAIELFQPFVINRLIRSGMVNNIKAAKKLISRNDPSVWDVLEEVIEGHPVLLNRAPTLHRLGIQSFEPILVEGRAIQLHPLVCPAFNADFDGDQMAVHVPLSLESQAEARLLMLASNNILSPATGKPIITPSQDMVLGAYYLTAENPGATKGAGGYYFSLDDVIMAYQQEQVDLHAYIYVRFDGEMETDQPDTEPVEVTENSDGSRTLLYKFRRVRQDAKGNLLSQYIRTTPGRVIYNKAIQEALAS, from the coding sequence ATGAGACACGCCCAAACTAATCAGTTTGACTACGTCAAAATCGGTTTAGCTTCCCCTGAACGCATCCGCCAGTGGGGCGAGCGTACTTTGCCTAATGGTCAGGTAGTTGGTGAGGTGACCAAGCCAGAGACGATAAACTACCGCACCCTGAAGCCAGAGATGGATGGCTTGTTCTGCGAGAGAATCTTTGGACCAGCAAAAGATTGGGAATGCCACTGCGGCAAATACAAACGGGTGCGCCACCGTGGCATAGTCTGCGAGCGCTGCGGTGTGGAAGTCACCGAGTCACGGGTGCGGCGTCACCGCATGGGCTTTATTAAGCTCGCTGCGCCAGTGGCCCATGTGTGGTATCTCAAGGGCATCCCTAGCTACATTGCGATTTTGCTCGATATGCCCCTGCGGGATGTGGAGCAAATTGTCTATTTCAACTCTTATGTAGTTCTCGGCCCGGGCAATGCCGAGACTCTTAGCTACAAGCAGTTACTGAGCGAAGACCAGTGGCTAGAAATTGAAGACCAAATTTATAGCGAAGACTCACTCTTGGTGGGTGTGGAAGTGGGCATTGGGGCGGAGGCCCTGCTGCGGTTGCTGGCAGATATTAATCTAGAGCAAGAGGCAGAGAGCCTGCGAGAAGAAATTGGCAACGCCAAGGGACAAAAACGGGCGAAGCTAATTAAGCGACTACGAGTGATTGACAACTTCATTGCCACCGGCTCCAAACCAGAATGGATGGTGATGGCAGTTATCCCCGTGATTCCCCCCGATTTGCGCCCAATGGTGCAGCTAGATGGCGGTCGGTTTGCCACCAGCGACTTAAATGATTTATATCGCCGGGTAATTAACCGCAACAACCGCTTGGCAAGACTACAAGAAATTTTGGCACCAGAAATCATCGTCCGCAACGAGAAGCGGATGCTGCAAGAAGCGGTTGATGCCTTAATTGACAACGGTCGCCGGGGTCGGACTGTGGTGGGGGCTAATAACCGCCCGCTGAAGTCGCTCTCAGACATTATTGAAGGTAAGCAAGGACGGTTCCGGCAAAACCTGTTGGGTAAACGGGTGGACTATTCGGGACGTTCGGTAATTGTCGTGGGTCCAAAGCTGAAGATTCACCAGTGCGGGTTGCCGAGAGAGATGGCAATTGAGCTATTTCAACCTTTTGTCATCAACCGCCTAATTAGAAGCGGCATGGTGAACAACATCAAGGCGGCTAAAAAGCTGATATCGCGCAATGACCCCAGCGTGTGGGATGTGTTGGAAGAAGTGATTGAGGGGCATCCAGTATTACTCAACCGCGCCCCGACTCTGCACCGCTTAGGCATTCAGTCTTTTGAACCGATTTTAGTTGAGGGGAGAGCGATTCAACTTCATCCCCTAGTTTGTCCGGCTTTTAACGCCGACTTTGATGGCGACCAAATGGCGGTGCATGTGCCCCTGTCGTTAGAGAGTCAGGCAGAGGCCAGGCTGTTGATGCTGGCTTCTAACAATATCCTCTCCCCTGCCACAGGTAAACCGATTATTACTCCCAGCCAAGACATGGTTTTGGGGGCGTATTATCTAACGGCGGAAAATCCCGGTGCGACCAAAGGCGCGGGCGGATATTATTTCTCCCTGGATGATGTGATTATGGCATACCAGCAGGAGCAAGTAGACCTCCACGCCTATATATATGTCCGCTTTGATGGCGAAATGGAGACAGACCAACCAGACACAGAACCTGTAGAGGTGACTGAAAACTCTGATGGTAGCCGGACTTTGCTTTATAAATTCCGCCGTGTCCGTCAAGACGCCAAAGGAAATTTACTTTCTCAGTATATCCGCACGACCCCTGGTCGAGTGATTTACAACAAAGCGATTCAAGAAGCACTTGCAAGTTAG
- a CDS encoding 3'-5' exonuclease — protein MKEFKWWGSENEPPSYLKTKKQLSDMGLSPINPVGFINTKKYTLYLYDPNDINSVRPKRKPSEKQLNNLKKGRAAQKLQSWRKHSGFIEEDRAEVVAWALELTSHDNWVILDTETTGLESDAEAIEIAVINHCGDTLVNTLVKSTVAITKEATEVHGITNEMLATAPSFPDIYPTLKEAIANKRVLVYNADFDIKVLDHCCSLHQLQKLKIREPICLMNWYSKWCGEYSTYWEDYKYQPLPHADHRAVNDCVAALKLLKEIASDNPNPQYPDFMQ, from the coding sequence ATGAAAGAGTTTAAATGGTGGGGGTCGGAAAACGAACCTCCCAGCTATTTAAAAACTAAAAAACAACTATCAGATATGGGGTTGTCTCCTATCAATCCCGTCGGCTTTATTAATACAAAAAAATACACCTTATACCTTTATGATCCAAACGATATTAATTCTGTGCGACCTAAACGCAAACCATCTGAGAAACAGTTAAACAATCTTAAAAAAGGTAGGGCAGCCCAAAAGCTCCAAAGCTGGCGCAAGCACAGCGGCTTTATTGAAGAAGACAGAGCAGAAGTTGTCGCATGGGCGCTAGAACTAACCAGCCATGACAACTGGGTAATTCTTGACACTGAAACCACAGGACTAGAAAGCGATGCTGAAGCAATAGAGATAGCAGTAATAAACCACTGTGGCGATACATTAGTTAATACCCTGGTAAAATCCACAGTTGCTATTACCAAAGAAGCAACTGAGGTACACGGGATCACCAATGAAATGCTTGCCACTGCCCCATCGTTTCCAGACATTTATCCCACGTTAAAAGAAGCGATCGCAAACAAACGAGTTTTAGTATACAATGCAGACTTCGATATTAAGGTTCTCGACCACTGCTGTAGCTTGCACCAATTGCAAAAACTAAAAATCAGAGAGCCAATCTGCTTGATGAACTGGTACTCTAAGTGGTGCGGCGAATACAGCACCTACTGGGAGGACTATAAATACCAGCCCTTACCACACGCAGATCATAGGGCGGTAAATGACTGTGTGGCAGCCTTAAAACTTCTAAAAGAGATAGCATCTGATAATCCAAACCCGCAGTACCCGGATTTTATGCAGTAG
- a CDS encoding thermonuclease family protein, whose translation MQLSIVGRDKYNRAIGEIFVIVPGGEKFINEEMASSGMAYHYARYSLNCPNKTAIENGEAITCGRLRQRKGQKTRCMVRGLPEALGLSLVSEAQVMGYCIKSGYCGFGLSDAISFRSFKAATQSFTAL comes from the coding sequence ATCCAACTATCAATTGTTGGCAGGGATAAATACAACAGGGCAATTGGTGAGATATTTGTAATTGTCCCTGGTGGCGAGAAATTCATTAATGAAGAGATGGCCAGCAGTGGTATGGCTTACCACTACGCTCGGTATTCTCTTAATTGTCCCAATAAAACAGCTATTGAGAACGGGGAAGCGATTACCTGCGGTAGACTGCGCCAACGCAAAGGACAAAAAACTCGGTGTATGGTCAGGGGATTACCAGAAGCCTTGGGATTATCGCTCGTCAGTGAGGCGCAAGTAATGGGCTACTGCATAAAATCCGGGTACTGCGGGTTTGGATTATCAGATGCTATCTCTTTTAGAAGTTTTAAGGCTGCCACACAGTCATTTACCGCCCTATGA
- a CDS encoding thermonuclease family protein produces the protein MMFNWVNVKALFNINSLKDCLLILLLVSGGLSGCNHRITQNIQSTLSGSTVLITEEWQVLSVHDGDTVKAQKSGQVEKIRLCGIDAPELSQPLWY, from the coding sequence ATGATGTTTAATTGGGTAAATGTAAAGGCTTTATTTAACATAAATTCTTTAAAAGATTGTCTGCTTATCTTATTATTAGTATCCGGTGGATTATCCGGTTGTAATCACCGTATTACTCAGAATATACAGAGTACTTTGTCCGGTTCAACTGTGCTAATAACTGAAGAATGGCAGGTTTTGAGTGTACATGATGGCGATACTGTTAAGGCGCAAAAAAGCGGTCAGGTGGAAAAGATTAGGCTTTGCGGCATAGACGCACCAGAGTTATCACAGCCGCTTTGGTATTGA
- a CDS encoding HNH endonuclease — translation MKFILINGKEFYLGKLCNCGHEYQETGKSLRYKPFGNRRSGPCVECHRKESRSRTEYYKKRYQQKKDAIKDNVKKWRTENPDKVKISQDKYRMSQAGKLTNANLSRRRRARKANNHAVNYSKNELFKAKEIFCNECAYCGSKIKLQIDHFIPVSKGGSDCIGNFVLSCWKCNRSKSDNDPMEWYKSQDFYSSKRWKQILKILGKNESNYTQIPLL, via the coding sequence ATGAAATTTATACTTATCAATGGTAAAGAGTTTTACTTAGGTAAGCTTTGTAATTGTGGTCATGAATATCAAGAAACTGGAAAAAGCTTAAGATACAAACCATTTGGCAATAGACGATCTGGCCCATGTGTAGAGTGTCATAGGAAAGAATCAAGAAGCAGAACCGAATATTACAAAAAGCGCTATCAACAGAAAAAAGATGCTATCAAAGACAATGTTAAAAAATGGCGTACTGAAAATCCTGATAAAGTTAAAATAAGTCAGGATAAATATAGAATGTCTCAGGCAGGAAAACTTACTAATGCAAATCTATCAAGACGTAGGCGAGCAAGAAAAGCAAATAATCATGCGGTAAATTATTCCAAAAATGAGCTTTTTAAAGCTAAAGAGATATTTTGCAATGAATGTGCTTATTGTGGGTCAAAAATTAAGCTTCAAATTGATCATTTTATCCCAGTCTCTAAAGGTGGTTCAGATTGTATAGGTAATTTTGTATTAAGCTGCTGGAAATGCAACAGAAGCAAATCAGATAATGATCCAATGGAGTGGTATAAGTCTCAAGATTTTTACTCGTCTAAGCGGTGGAAACAGATCCTCAAGATTTTAGGAAAGAATGAATCAAATTATACTCAAATACCACTGCTTTAA
- a CDS encoding helix-turn-helix domain-containing protein, producing the protein MKFVQVKRVVEKIKDFPELGERIRQARERDGRPLTIICKECGVSRSYWYQLENENLLAPATEGIIRKIENFLGVDLGVNFND; encoded by the coding sequence ATGAAATTTGTGCAAGTAAAGCGCGTTGTTGAGAAAATTAAAGACTTTCCAGAACTAGGAGAAAGAATAAGGCAGGCCAGAGAACGTGATGGAAGGCCATTGACGATCATTTGCAAAGAGTGCGGGGTTAGTCGTTCTTACTGGTATCAGCTAGAGAATGAAAACCTGTTAGCACCAGCAACAGAAGGAATAATCCGCAAAATAGAAAATTTTTTGGGTGTTGACTTGGGGGTAAATTTCAATGATTAA